The window CTGGACGTGGTGGTGATCGACAGTGTGGCCGCCCTGGTGCCGCGGGCGGAGTTGGAAGGTGAAATGGGCGACATCCACGTCGGTCTCCAGGCGCGGCTGATGTCCCAGGCCCTGCGCAAACTGACGGCCGTCATCGGCAAATCGCGCACGGTGGCCATTTTCATCAACCAGATCCGGGAGAAGGTGGGCGTAATGTTCGGCAGTCCGGAGACCACCCCGGGCGGCCGGGCCCTGAAATTCTACTCCTCGATCCGGCTGGAAGTGCGCCGGCTGGAGGCGCTGAAACAGGGTGCGGAGACCGTGGGGGCCCGGGTGCGTGTCAAGGTGGTCAAGAACAAGGTGGCGCCGCCCTTCAAACAGGCCGAGTTCGATCTTCTGTACGGAGAGGGTATTTCCCTGTTGGGCAGCCTCCTTGACGTGGCCACCGACCTGCGGGTGGTGGCGAAAAGCGGCGCCTGGTACTCGTACGGCCAGGAGCGCTTGGGCCAGGGCCGGGAGAACGCCCGCGAGTTCTTGAAGGAGCATCCCGAGTTGGTGGACAAGATTTCGCAGCAGGTGAAGGAAATGCTCGGCAGTCCGGGCACCAAACTGGGGATGGCCGCCACCGGGGATGAGAAGGAAATCGAATAACAGGTACCGGCACCTGTTTGGCCTGGCTCTTCTCCTGGCCTTGATTCTGGGTGCCGGGTGTGAGCCGTTGGCTCCGGAGAACCGGGCGCGGGAAGAGGACGGGCTGGTTGCCGTCCGGGTGGTGCGGGTGGTCGATGGCGACACGCTGGTGGTGGCCTTGCCCGACGGCGCCGAGGAGCGCTTGCGGCTGATCGGGGTGGACACCCCGGAGATTTCAGAACCCCCTGAGCCATTTGGACTGGAAGCGGCCGCTTACGCCGCGGAACACTTGGACGGCCGGAGGGTGTTTCTGGAGACCGATGTGGCGCCGCGAGACCGTTACGGCAGGCTTCTGGGGTACTTATGGCTTGATAGTCCGTCCGGGCTTTCCGGAGAGGACCATGTGCGGGAAAAGCTCTTCAACGCGCGCTTGCTGCTCGACGGGTATGCGCAGTTGATGACCGTGCCGCCCAATGTGAAGTACGCCGATCACTTCCGGGAGTTCCAACGGGAGGCCCGGGAGAACGGGCGGGGACTCTGGGGGACGGCGGTGGACGAAGAGGATTCTTACATAGGAAACAGCAGCACCAGGCGTTTCCACCGTCCGGATTGCGCCAGCGCCGGGCGGATCGCACCCCAGAACCAAATCCGTTTCGAAACCAGGGCGGATGCGTTCAACTCGGACTATGAACCGTGCCGGATCTGCAAACCATAACCGGTGGAGCCTTGAAATGACGAATCCCATCGGCCGTTGAATTCACGACGGCCGGCCGGATTCTCAGGAAAATAAATCGCATTGCAGCCAGGATAACACCAGTATGATGATCAGGCGCTCTCCGCAAACTAAATGTTGAGGAGGGTTGCCAATGGCCAGACTACTCAGCGACGCTCTCAAGTACGAACTGGCCGCGGAGATGGGCGTGGCCCACAAGATTCAAGGCCGCGACTATGGAGAACTCACGTCCAGGGAGTGCGGCAACTTTGTGAAGTTGGCGCTCTTGAGGGCGGAGAAGGCGCGGCTGTAGGACTCTCCCGAACCGGAAGGCACCCCGCTAAAGGGGTGCCTTCCAGGCCTTCCTAAATGGTTTCTCTTTGTTTTCCGGCAGTTGAACCAGCAGGAAATTGCTCAAGCCAGCCGTTCGAGGAGCACCACAATACCCGTGGCTACGAAAACCGCCGGGAGGAGGTTGGCGACGCGGATGTTGGTCACTCCCAGGATGTTCAATCCGATGCCCAGGATCACGAGTCCTCCGGAGGCGGTGAGTTCGGCCACCACCCAGGGGCTCATGAAGCCGGCGGCCCAGACGGCCCCCAGGGTGATGCCCCCCTGGTAGATCAGGACCGGCACGGCCGAAAAAATGACTCCGATACCCAGGGTCGAGGCCATGATCACGGAGGCGATCCCGTCCAGCATCGCTTTGGCGTACAGCGTGGTCGGCCGGCCGGTCAGGCCGTCTTCGATCGCGCCCATTATCGCCATGGCGCCCACGCAGAATAGGATGGTGGAGGTCACAAAGGCACGGCCGATTTCGCCGCCGTTTTGGCCCCCTACCAGCTTTTCCAGGCGCCGGCCCAGGCGGTTGATCCAACCGTCGATGTCCAGGATTCCGCCGACGAGCCCGCCGAGCACCAGGCTGGCGATGACGATGAGCGGGTTTTGGGTTTCCAAAGCCATGTTCAGACCGATGAGGATGACTGCGAGTCCCAGACCCTGAACCACCGTGTCCTTGATCCGGTCGGGAATCCCCCGTTTCAGGGCCACGCCAAGCAGGGCGCCGGTACAGATGGCGGCGGCATTGACAATTGTTCCAATCAAATGATTCGTTGCTCCATTCCGAAAAAGGAGCCGAGCCCCTTCTGCAATATATAGATTATAGCCTGCTAGACATCGCTGAAAAAGGGGGACTGCCCCCCTTTTTGTTCGTTCGGTCCATTATAGCCGATCAGGCGCCCCGGCGCATCCGGAGTTTGTCGCCAAGGGCGGAGAAGTGCTCGTTCCAAACCCGGGCCCGGTCGTCTCCGGCCGCGGCCCGCCTCTCAAACTCGCCGTAGACGCGCTGCAAAAGTTCGTAGTAGATGTTCTGCACTTTCCAGAGGTCGACCGTGAAAGGCAGGGAGCGGGCCAGGCCCACGGCGGCGTTCAGGCCGGTGAGGGTGTCGAGGTCGTGGGGCTCCGCTTGAAGCCGCCCGGCCATCCGCTCCACCGTTTGCTCCAGCACGTAGTCAAGCCCGGCGGAGTCGAGCGGGACGGCGCAGTCCGCGGCCTGGTCCAGGAGGACGGCAATCCGCTTCAGGCTGAACTCTTCGTCGGCGAAGGCGCGGCGCAGGTCGGTGTTCAGCACGAACTCGGCCGCGGTGCGCAAGGCCTTGGGTTGCGGGATGCCCAGCGCCCCCAGGAACCGCATCAGCGAGGCGTGGTGCTCGTAAATATGGCGGTAGTTCGCTTCCAGGTCCGCCAGCGTGGGCGCCAAGATCTGTTCGAGGATCTTTCTTTGCTCGTCCGGGAACAAAAGCTTCAGCGAGTAGGGTATCCCCTCAAAGTACCGGTCAAGCCGGCGGATCACTTCGGGAATGGATCCTCCCTCGAACGCCGTCGTAACTGCCTGCACCATCGTCCGGTAGGCGTCCTCGTCCCGGTAGGCCCGGACGCCGGCGTTCAGGTTGTGGTCGCCGAAATGCAGCACTCCATAGCTCAAGGCGGTGCTTTCCCGGGTAACCTCGGAGGTCACCCGGGCCTGCCCCACGGTCAGCCTGATTCTCCCGGACGAGAGGCTATTGTGGTCCAGGCGTTCCACACGGTAGCAGTAAATGCGGGAGTGCGGCGCATAGTCTTCGAACAGCGAGCTGATGGCGTAGTGCGCCCCCACTTGCGGCAGGTTCACCATTGCCGGCCGGACGTGTTGCTCGTACAGGTGGGCCCCGTTACGGTATTCGGACACGTTGCTCTGGGCCCGGCCGATGATCTCCAGGAAGGGGGATTC of the Bacillota bacterium genome contains:
- the recA gene encoding recombinase RecA codes for the protein MMDRQKALELALAQIERQFGKGSVMKLGEAAGKLSVEVIPTGALALDLALGVGGMPRGRVIEIFGPEASGKTTVALHVIAEAQRMGGTAAFIDAEHALDPTYARKMGVDIDNLLISQPDTGEQALEITEALVRSGALDVVVIDSVAALVPRAELEGEMGDIHVGLQARLMSQALRKLTAVIGKSRTVAIFINQIREKVGVMFGSPETTPGGRALKFYSSIRLEVRRLEALKQGAETVGARVRVKVVKNKVAPPFKQAEFDLLYGEGISLLGSLLDVATDLRVVAKSGAWYSYGQERLGQGRENAREFLKEHPELVDKISQQVKEMLGSPGTKLGMAATGDEKEIE
- a CDS encoding thermonuclease family protein; this encodes MRRKSNNRYRHLFGLALLLALILGAGCEPLAPENRAREEDGLVAVRVVRVVDGDTLVVALPDGAEERLRLIGVDTPEISEPPEPFGLEAAAYAAEHLDGRRVFLETDVAPRDRYGRLLGYLWLDSPSGLSGEDHVREKLFNARLLLDGYAQLMTVPPNVKYADHFREFQREARENGRGLWGTAVDEEDSYIGNSSTRRFHRPDCASAGRIAPQNQIRFETRADAFNSDYEPCRICKP
- a CDS encoding small, acid-soluble spore protein, alpha/beta type: MARLLSDALKYELAAEMGVAHKIQGRDYGELTSRECGNFVKLALLRAEKARL
- a CDS encoding DUF554 domain-containing protein, whose amino-acid sequence is MIGTIVNAAAICTGALLGVALKRGIPDRIKDTVVQGLGLAVILIGLNMALETQNPLIVIASLVLGGLVGGILDIDGWINRLGRRLEKLVGGQNGGEIGRAFVTSTILFCVGAMAIMGAIEDGLTGRPTTLYAKAMLDGIASVIMASTLGIGVIFSAVPVLIYQGGITLGAVWAAGFMSPWVVAELTASGGLVILGIGLNILGVTNIRVANLLPAVFVATGIVVLLERLA